The following are from one region of the Frankiaceae bacterium genome:
- a CDS encoding S8 family serine peptidase, with protein sequence MHRRLAPVATVVTLTMALSVPVTQGAVTAATAQAGVDRSTVLVQLAGSPLSVNAKTRPARGQRVDFASSAVRAERARLAAVRRDFRSWLRANAPRARVTTEHDISVHAVGVALNGTSLATLRNAPGVLHVEHQRVFTALDAADPDLTLVRAQAAWTTAGGAANAGDGVKVAVIDSGIDVTHPCFDDAGYPARPQIGDPDLTNDKVIVARVYGNKIKGLDASAVDSHGTHVAGTIACNVDTPAVIDGVDIPYDVSGVAPRAILGNYNVFPGDTGSARSEDIIDAMDDAYADGFHVANMSLGGARNDGGGAFLLDNAINNLDKANMVVAVAAGNEGPGHWTVHYPGAAARALTAGASTVGHSIVNLVTVGGVDYEAVVGDFGDIETDLTAPLKVVDDPANAFAHGVHTACDTDPALPALTGTIALLGRGTCDFTVKMRNAQNAGAVGVIMVDRVEEAPFLMSHNGLEPQPTIPGVMVSLSDGAVIDDHDGEPATIKALGVYVTDAADTNMMASFSSQGPTHGDMLVKPDVVAPGADVISAFPASHCDEPPCWSFLGGTSMATPHLAGAAAVVRGIHPTWSAAEVRSAVVNTAQDGLLKHPETGVVTNDVQIVGTGLLDVQAAATAQVALDPVSRSFGSLSSGAGASRSGTFTIRNVTSSAKTYTVAVSDTAADGAAFAGGGTFTLAPGASRTVTVTVTTAKGVADGFKQAFLRVSTGGTEVAHAALFALVGEGQAAPGRHQLPPPKA encoded by the coding sequence ATGCACCGCAGACTCGCGCCCGTCGCCACCGTCGTCACGCTCACGATGGCGCTCTCCGTCCCCGTCACGCAGGGCGCCGTCACGGCCGCCACCGCGCAGGCCGGGGTCGACCGTTCGACGGTGCTGGTGCAGCTCGCCGGCTCGCCGCTGTCGGTCAACGCCAAGACCCGCCCCGCGCGCGGCCAGCGGGTCGACTTCGCGAGCAGCGCGGTCCGCGCCGAGCGCGCCCGCCTCGCCGCCGTCCGCCGCGACTTCCGCTCGTGGCTGCGGGCCAACGCGCCCAGGGCGCGCGTCACCACCGAGCACGACATCTCGGTGCACGCCGTCGGCGTCGCCCTCAACGGCACGTCGCTCGCGACCCTGCGCAACGCCCCCGGCGTACTCCACGTCGAGCACCAGCGGGTGTTCACCGCGCTCGACGCGGCCGACCCGGACCTGACGCTCGTCCGCGCGCAGGCCGCGTGGACCACCGCGGGCGGCGCGGCCAACGCCGGCGACGGCGTCAAGGTCGCCGTGATCGACAGCGGCATCGACGTGACGCACCCCTGCTTCGACGACGCCGGCTACCCGGCGCGGCCGCAGATCGGCGACCCCGACCTGACCAACGACAAGGTGATCGTCGCGCGCGTCTACGGCAACAAGATCAAGGGCCTCGACGCGAGCGCCGTCGACTCGCACGGCACCCACGTCGCCGGCACCATCGCCTGCAACGTCGACACGCCCGCCGTCATCGACGGCGTCGACATCCCGTACGACGTCTCCGGCGTCGCGCCCCGCGCGATCCTCGGCAACTACAACGTCTTCCCCGGCGACACCGGCTCCGCGCGGTCCGAGGACATCATCGACGCGATGGACGACGCGTACGCCGACGGCTTCCACGTCGCGAACATGAGCCTCGGCGGCGCGCGCAACGACGGCGGCGGCGCGTTCCTCCTCGACAACGCCATCAACAACCTCGACAAGGCGAACATGGTCGTCGCGGTCGCGGCCGGCAACGAGGGTCCGGGTCACTGGACCGTCCACTACCCCGGTGCCGCGGCGCGCGCGCTGACCGCGGGCGCCAGCACCGTGGGCCACTCGATCGTCAACCTCGTCACCGTCGGCGGCGTCGACTACGAGGCCGTCGTGGGTGACTTCGGCGACATCGAGACCGACCTCACCGCGCCGCTGAAGGTCGTGGACGACCCGGCGAACGCGTTCGCGCACGGCGTCCACACCGCCTGCGACACCGACCCCGCGCTGCCCGCCCTGACCGGCACCATCGCGCTGCTCGGCCGCGGCACCTGCGACTTCACCGTGAAGATGCGCAACGCGCAGAACGCCGGCGCCGTCGGCGTGATCATGGTCGACAGGGTGGAGGAGGCGCCGTTCCTCATGTCGCACAACGGGCTCGAGCCGCAGCCGACCATCCCCGGCGTCATGGTCAGCCTCTCCGACGGCGCGGTCATCGACGACCACGACGGCGAGCCCGCCACCATCAAGGCGCTCGGCGTCTACGTCACCGACGCCGCGGACACCAACATGATGGCGTCGTTCAGCAGCCAGGGCCCGACGCACGGCGACATGCTCGTCAAGCCCGACGTCGTCGCGCCCGGTGCCGACGTGATCAGCGCATTCCCCGCGTCGCACTGCGACGAGCCGCCGTGCTGGAGCTTCCTCGGCGGGACGTCGATGGCGACGCCGCACCTGGCCGGCGCGGCCGCCGTCGTCCGCGGCATCCACCCGACGTGGAGCGCCGCCGAGGTGCGCTCGGCCGTCGTCAACACGGCGCAGGACGGGCTGCTCAAGCACCCCGAGACCGGCGTCGTCACCAACGACGTGCAGATCGTCGGCACCGGCCTGCTCGACGTGCAGGCAGCGGCGACCGCGCAGGTGGCGCTCGACCCGGTGAGCCGGTCGTTCGGGTCGCTGTCGAGCGGTGCGGGCGCGTCGCGCTCGGGGACGTTCACCATCCGCAACGTCACGTCGTCGGCCAAGACGTACACCGTCGCGGTGAGCGACACGGCGGCCGACGGGGCGGCGTTCGCGGGCGGCGGGACGTTCACGCTGGCGCCCGGCGCGAGCCGTACGGTCACGGTCACCGTGACGACGGCGAAGGGCGTGGCGGACGGCTTCAAGCAGGCGTTCCTGCGGGTGTCGACCGGTGGCACCGAGGTCGCGCACGCGGCGCTTTTCGCGCTCGTGGGCGAGGGCCAGGCGGCGCCCGGCCGGCACCAGCTGCCGCCGCCGAAGGCGTAG
- a CDS encoding ribose-phosphate diphosphokinase, translated as MTGLDIVASKTLMLFSGRAYPELTDEVAEHLECQVSPVTLYDFANGETYCRFEESVRGCDAFVVQSHTTPINTWVMEQLIMCDALKRASAKRITVVVPFYPYSRQDKKTLAREPISAKLMADLFRAAGCNRIIAIDLHTAQIQGFLDAPIDHLTALPLLSDYLAQRGDVGNMTVVSPDAGRVRVAEKYTDRLGTPLAIIHKRRDPRVANEAKVFNVVGDVNGRTCVIVDDMIDTGGTIVKAADALFDQGAAEVIVAATHGIFSGPAVDRLKNSRISEVVVTNTLPFPPEKQFDKLTVLSIAPILASAIRAVFDDSTVSGLFDGNI; from the coding sequence GTGACCGGCCTCGACATCGTCGCCAGCAAGACGCTGATGCTGTTCTCGGGGAGGGCGTACCCCGAGCTGACCGACGAGGTGGCCGAGCACCTGGAGTGCCAGGTGTCGCCGGTGACGCTGTACGACTTCGCGAACGGCGAGACGTACTGCCGCTTCGAGGAGTCGGTGCGCGGCTGCGACGCGTTCGTCGTACAGAGCCACACCACGCCCATCAACACGTGGGTGATGGAGCAGCTCATCATGTGCGACGCGCTCAAGCGCGCCAGCGCCAAGCGCATCACGGTCGTCGTGCCGTTCTACCCGTACTCGCGCCAGGACAAGAAGACGCTGGCCCGCGAGCCGATCTCGGCGAAGCTCATGGCCGACCTGTTCCGCGCGGCGGGCTGCAACCGGATCATCGCGATCGACCTGCACACCGCGCAGATCCAGGGCTTCCTCGACGCGCCGATCGACCACCTCACGGCGCTGCCGCTGCTGTCCGACTACCTCGCGCAGCGCGGCGACGTCGGCAACATGACCGTCGTCTCCCCGGACGCCGGCCGGGTGCGCGTCGCGGAGAAGTACACCGACCGGCTCGGCACGCCGCTGGCGATCATCCACAAGCGACGCGACCCCCGCGTCGCCAACGAGGCCAAGGTCTTCAACGTCGTCGGTGACGTCAACGGCCGTACCTGCGTCATCGTCGACGACATGATCGACACCGGCGGCACGATCGTGAAGGCCGCCGACGCGCTGTTCGACCAGGGCGCCGCCGAGGTCATCGTCGCCGCGACGCACGGCATCTTCTCCGGCCCCGCGGTGGACCGGCTCAAGAACAGCCGCATCTCCGAGGTCGTCGTCACCAACACGCTGCCGTTCCCGCCGGAGAAGCAGTTCGACAAGCTCACGGTGCTCTCGATCGCGCCGATCCTCGCGTCGGCGATCCGCGCGGTCTTCGACGACTCGACGGTGTCCGGCCTGTTCGACGGCAACATCTAG